From a single Aspergillus puulaauensis MK2 DNA, chromosome 2, nearly complete sequence genomic region:
- a CDS encoding putative RNA binding effector protein Scp160 (COG:A;~EggNog:ENOG410PJVF;~InterPro:IPR004087,IPR004088,IPR036612;~PFAM:PF00013;~go_function: GO:0003676 - nucleic acid binding [Evidence IEA];~go_function: GO:0003723 - RNA binding [Evidence IEA]), protein MSSEATVNGGPKSRAAMLEEQHALDEAHKATVEDVVDAEDIAHPPPSAAPIVTEPTPSAPSHAPTPPAARAPMNPKSASGKAPALDVQSEELFPALGSGPKPKAPATSAWGAKGPSTAAALANGAPSGAPPGLPRIMTLPGKHMEQLRLAPSQMLQRGQLKKPLRDILRDISKRSKANVDMRGGPGGSIVFEGRGSVDAVRQALKQVAQQVGSKQSVRVPIPTSARPHIIGRQGAVVLEIQQRTGARVQVPRAEDPSGDGDEDNDTIDVLIEGDAVAAEMARREIESIVKDRASNMNLRLRTIPPEFFPFIAGAHNANLREIEERTKAQIHVPRYDMWQSQPPPQEAEPGLVQFVPVSDRHILVSGERAATQEARAEIEKLAADLQRQLTLRQLAINRGQHQFILGDDGNALHDFLAETGCAIVLPPSSDETEFLTVTGPLRRIEDGINRAMDLATSMQMASIDLSRQHPSAPIGPHVHARALTRYLTQRQIIKELESIYDSRIALSPALDGPVTWEVYSRDGKNTIRARSDILNLVQAHPPARLRHVTVDPYFHPYLRSRTISQLRSDYGVHVLVPEEVDSPDVVLIYEGPSASSAQLEIPRQRPSTAELAAFEKTLQEAQEYLLNSLGSQDDIVAKNVSIPSKYQEKARKFISREQQAKGEDHIPVRALVGGGPSRNGGATPQSEVSLRGPSRMVEELATKLGEFVVEQERDDLERGYTTSFDFPQKFANFLIGKRGENINKLRDEFDVDIKVENGKVEVKGPKAKADAAKTRIINMGKKLEDETTHVLKVPAQYHRELIGQKGSQVNRLQDRYSVRVQFPRVLVANDDQSIADTASDAGSIRPQRVQQGSDEVIVKGPSKGADSARDEILSLLQWVVDHSHSTTVSVAQSQIPSLIGQRGREMDKLRADTGAQIDVPGVNDAPDASGRVEIKIKGTKKQVDEAKKILQQRSSEFDATVTKSIDVDKKHHKSLIGGGGANIRKLVADAGGPTDSSASRLVRFPRAESNDTTIRLEGNGDIVDKIIAAIEQFVQERDDQVAVNLEIPPVQHRLLIGRGGDTRRGIESKFNITLDIPRQGSGRSDIKLKGPSTAVEEAKEHILAMLKDQQGVNVDVPRHLHHLVSDNGSFFRRLRNDYQVTVDHAGQQVPSKPTPEDSRDTVNGASSLPLITDEPSDALEAHSWKVVDNSPIASDPSEPATIPWVLAGPGDNVAKAKAALEKAIAAASQQSATGYLILPDPKTYRFVVGQGGSQINSIRKQTGCRINVPKDQAKGEAIEIKGGKENLDKARDLILEAVRAGLNGSLR, encoded by the exons ATGTCTTCCGAAGCAACTGTCAATGGTGGTCCGAAGTCTCGGGCCGCCATGCTAGAAGAACAACATGCTCTCGACGAGGCGCACAAAGCCACCGTGGAGGATGTCGTTGACGCAGAAGATATTGCGCACCCTCCCCCCTCCGCCGCTCCGATTGTTACCGAACCCACCCCCAGCGCACCGTCGCACGCACCTACACCACCCGCAGCCCGTGCGCCAATGAACCCGAAGAGTGCATCTGGAAAGGCCCCTGCGTTGGATGTGCAATCAGAGGAACTATTCCCTGCTCTTGGGAGCGGTCCCAAACCAAAGGCCCCTGCTACATCGGCCTGGGGCGCGAAGGGTCCCTCCACTGCTGCCGCGCTTGCGAATGGAGCGCCTAGCGGAGCGCCACCCG GTCTTCCTCGAATTATGACTCTACCTGGAAAGCATATGGAACAGCTTCGACTTGCTCCTTCTCAAATGCTCCAGCGGGGCCAACTGAAGAAGCCGCTTCGGGATATCCTGCGCGATATCTCTAAACGGTCAAAGGCCAATGTTGATATGCGTGGAGGCCCTGGAGGTTCTATCGTTTTCGAGGGTAGGGGCTCAGTGGATGCAGTGCGCCAAGCGCTCAAGCAGGTGGCGCAGCAAGTTGGTTCGAAG CAATCGGTCCGGGTCCCAATCCCTACTTCGGCTCGCCCTCACATCATCGGTCGCCAGGGAGCTGTTGTTCTGGAAATCCAGCAGCGGACTGGTGCACGCGTGCAGGTCCCTCGTGCAGAGGATCCCtctggcgatggagatgaggacAACGACACCATTGACGTGTTGATCGAAGGTGACGCCGTCGCTGCAGAGATGGCTCGCCGAGAAATTGAGTCTATCGTGAAGGATCGAGCGTCAAACATGAATCTCCGCCTTAGGACAATCCCACCGGagttctttcccttcatTGCTGGTGCTCACAATGCGAATTTGAGAGAGATCGAAGAGCGTACCAAGGCTCAGATTCACGTTCCCCGATATGATATGTGGCAAAGTCAACCTCCACCTCAGGAAGCTGAGCCAGGCCTCGTTCAGTTCGTGCCGGTTTCTGACAGGCATATTCTTGTATCCGGAGAGCGCGCGGCAACGCAAGAGGCGCGCGCCGAGATTGAAAAGCTAGCTGCTGATCTGCAACGCCAATTGACACTCCGACAACTCGCAATTAACCGGGGTCAGCACCAATTCATTTTGGGCGATGATGGTAATGCGTTGCATGACTTCCTCGCTGAAACTGGATGTGCTATTGTGCTACCTCCTTCGTCTGATGAAACCGAGTTTCTGACTGTGACGGGCCCTCTGCGGCGTATTGAAGATGGTATTAACCGGGCAATGGACCTTGCAACAAGTATGCAAATGGCTAGCATTGACCTTTCTCGCCAACACCCAAGCGCCCCTATCGGCCCGCATGTCCATGCGCGTGCGCTCACTCGTTACCTCACCCAGCGACAAATTATCAAGGAACTTGAAAGCATATATGATTCTCGTATCGCCTTGTCGCCCGCTTTGGATGGGCCTGTTACCTGGGAGGTATACTCGAGAGATGGCAAGAATACGATCCGCGCTCGTTCCGATATCCTGAACCTCGTTCAGGCCCATCCTCCTGCCAGACTCCGCCATGTTACTGTCGACCCGTATTTCCACCCCTATCTGCGCTCCCGTACGATCTCCCAACTGCGCTCCGACTACGGGGTCCATGTTCTCGTCCCTGAGGAGGTGGACAGCCCTGATGTTGTTCTTATCTATGAAGGCCCTTCGGCGAGCTCGGCCCAACTGGAGATTCCGCGCCAGCGGCCATCTACTGCCGAACTTGCCGCTTTCGAGAAGACACTCCAGGAAGCACAAGAGTACCTCCTGAACTCCTTGGGTAGCCAAGATGATATCGTGGCAAAGAACGTATCCATTCCGAGCAAGTACCAGGAGAAGGCGCGCAAGTTCATCTCCCGCGAGCAGCAGGCGAAGGGTGAAGATCATATCCCTGTTCGTGCACTTGTTGGAGGTGGACCGAGCCGTAATGGTGGAGCTACACCTCAGAGCGAGGTATCGCTGCGCGGTCCCTCTCGTATGGTGGAGGAACTTGCAACTAAACTCGGAGAATTTGTCGTggagcaggagagagatgaCCTCGAGAGAGGATACACAACATCCTTCGACTTCCCTCAAAAGTTTGCCAACTTTCTAATTGGGAAGAGAGGCGAGAACATCAACAAGCTCCGTGACGAATTTGACGTTGATATCAAGGTGGAGAATGGCAAGGTGGAGGTCAAGGGacccaaggccaaggccgaTGCTGCCAAGACTAGAATTATCAATATGGGGAAGAAACTGGAGGATGAGACAACTCATGTCCTGAAGGTTCCTGCCCAGTATCACCGTGAGCTCATTGGGCAAAAGGGAAGTCAGGTCAATCGACTCCAAGACCGGTATTCCGTCCGTGTCCAGTTCCCCAGGGTATTGGTTGCCAACGACGATCAGTCCATCGCAGATACTGCTAGCGACGCGGGTAGCATTCGACCCCAACGGGTCCAACAGGGCTCTGATGAGGTCATTGTCAAGGGACCTAGCAAGGGAGCGGACTCTGCACGTGATGAGATTCTCAGCTTGCTGCAATGGGTCGTTGACCATTCGCATTCGACTACCGTGTCTGTCGCCCAGAGCCAGATTCCTTCATTGATCGGCCAGCGCGGCCGTGAAATGGACAAGCTTCGGGCTGATACCGGGGCTCAAATCGATGTGCCGGGAGTTAACGATGCGCCCGACGCGTCTGGCCGCGTGGAGATTAAGATCAAGGGTACGAAGAAGCAGGTTGATgaagcaaagaagatcctgcagcagcgctCAAGCGAGTTCGATGCCACGGTAACAAAGTCTATTGACGTCGATAAGAAGCACCACAAGTCTCTGATTGGCGGTGGCG GCGCGAACATCCGCAAGCTTGTTGCAGATGCCGGTGGCCCTACCGACTCAAGTGCGTCGCGACTTGTCAGATTCCCCCGTGCTGAAAGCAACGACACTACAATTAGATTGGAAGGAAATGGCGATATTGTAGACAAGATTATTGCTGCCATCGAACAGTTTGTCCAAGAGCGTGACGACCAGGTTGCCGTCAACCTCGAGATTCCCCCAGTACAGCATCGTCTTCTCATTGGCCGAGGGGGAGATACGCGCCGAGGCATTGAGTCGAAGTTCAATATCACTCTTGATATTCCCAGACAAGGCTCTGGACGCTCCGACATCAAGCTCAAGGGTCCCAGTACTGCCGTTGAGGAAGCGAAGGAGCACATTTTGGCCATGCTCAAGGATCAACAGGGTGTGAACGTCGATGTCCCAAGGCATCTACACCATCTCGTTTCCGATAATGGGTCCTTCTTCCGTCGCCTTCGCAACGACTATCAGGTGACCGTGGATCATGCTGGCCAGCAAGTACCATCCAAGCCTACACCAGAAGATTCCCGCGACACAGTCAATGGGGCTTCATCACTCCCGTTGATTACCGACGAACCGAGCGACGCCCTCGAAGCTCACTCATGGAAGGTGGTTGATAATAGCCCCATTGCCAGTGACCCAAGCGAACCTGCGACGATTCCATGGGTTCTGGCTGGGCCTGGCGATAATGTCGCCAAAGCCAAGGCGGCATTGGAGAAAGCCATCGCCGCTGCATCTCAGCAGTCAGCGACGGGCTACCTCATCCTTCCTGATCCGAAAACATACCGCTTCGTCGTTGGCCAAGGTGGCAGCCAGATCAACTCCATCCGCAAACAAACGGGTTGCCGCATCAATGTTCCGAAAGACCAGGCCAAGGGTGAGGCGATAGAGATCAAGGGCGGCAAAGAAAACCTGGACAAGGCCAGAGATTTGATCCTTGAGGCTGTCCGTGCTGGGCTGAACGGCAGCCTAAGGTGA